Proteins found in one Venturia canescens isolate UGA chromosome 8, ASM1945775v1, whole genome shotgun sequence genomic segment:
- the LOC122414810 gene encoding alpha-mannosidase 2-like, whose translation MQVVKTTQEFSIGDRSKISVSFGNSGLLKALRVGNTTFPVHLEFVKYGTRGKHQDRSGAYLFLPDKPEPDAIYADTERVVHLVTGPILSRVFVELPNVRHTCTLFNSPGSDGLGLQIQNEVDIADTQYFELAMRFDTDIASGNEFFTDLNGLNMIRRQRFAKLPTQANYYPLASAGYIEDKRVRMTVATAQPLGAASMASGQFEIMQDRRLL comes from the exons ATGCAAGTTGTAAAAACTACCCAAGAATTTTCGATTGGCGATCGATCGAAGATTTCTGTGTCCTTTGGCAACTCGGGACTTTTGAAAGCATTGCGAGTCGGTAACACGACGTTCCCGGTTCACCTGGAGTTTGTGAAATACGGGACTCGTGGAAAACACCAGGACCGAAGCGGTGCCTACTTGTTTTTACCCGACAAACCAGAACCGGATGCGATATACGCTGACACTGAGAGGGTTGTCCACCTCGTCACCGGGCCGATTTTGTCGAGAGTTTTCGTCGAATTACCGAATGTACGTCACACTTGCACTCTCTTCAATTCACCAGGAAGCGACGGTCTCGGATTGCAAATACAAAACGAGGTCGATATCGCAGATACGCAGTATTTCGAACTCGCAATGAGATTCGACACTGACATCGCGTCgggcaatgaatttttcacggaTTTGAACGGTCTCAAT aTGATTCGACGACAACGGTTCGCTAAATTACCCACTCAAGCGAATTACTACCCTCTCGCCTCCGCTGGTTACATCGAGGACAAACGAGTTAGAATGACTGTGGCGACTGCACAACCATTGGGGGCTGCATCCATGGCTTCGGGACAATTTGAA ATAATGCAAGATAGACGACTTCTTTAA